TAACGCACCCATTGTAGGCAGCAGGGGCGGAAGCTGATTCCTCTCAGAGCCTTCTGTGATAATTTTGGCCGTATCGTCAATCTCGTAAAAGCTGAACGGTTCATTGGCCATACTTCCGAACGGATCACTCAATACTTGAGTTTCTGCATAGTCAATTAGCATTGTTGATATGATAAATAGTCACAGTTTATTTACGCTCATCTAGAATGCAATCTCCGCTAGACGCAGAACCAAGGATTTCCTGAATGGCGGTCTGAATACGGGGGACAGCGGCGAAAGCCTGTAAAACTTGAGCAATGTATGTATAACGCCCTGATGGGGAGTAAAAGACGAGAGGTCTGAATGAGTTGATTAGGATGTTTAGACAGAGAAAATGTTATGGACTCACACTCCATCTCCCCTTTTTGTTGGCTGCGGTTTTTCCTTATCCGCTTCAGCAGATGCGGAATGGAAACTGGCCGTCATAAGCGACTCTTGTATGGCTTTATCGAGGTCCGCGTCTTCCTTTGAAGAAGTATTGTTGTTCTTGATGATGTGGTAAGCTCCAACAACACTTTCATGGCGGAAACTGACCTACTTGCGATGTCGGTACCAATGCTAACTTCCCATCGACATCATCCTTCGTGCTCGGACCGAAAGTCACTCCAAAAGTCCCAGGCATGTCGGATTTCGGACTAGGTGGAGGCGCTCCGCTGGCCCTTTCGCTTCGTTCTCTTGAATCTCGCTCCCTATCAACATCCATCGCACCTTGCAGTATGGTCACTTCTGACACAGAATGTTCCAAATTTTGCGAAAGAACAATAGCTTTTCTTAGCTCCTCATCTTCGGAATCATTTCCATCGTCTACCTCTACCGGCAAACTCTGCGTACCAGAATGAGTAGACGGTGAACGAAGAGGCAAAGGCGGTTGGGGTAAAGGGTGGAAAGCCGGGTGGGACGATCTAGGCTGAGTGGGAAGGAAAGGGTTATTGGAACCAAGTGGAATATTTGTGTGTCTAGGTTTGGGAGAACTAGCTGGAGAGTCAAAGACTTCAATGACCTCACGATGTTCCACTGTGGATTTACATCAGACATGAAATTTCAAAGTGTCGGACGGGTGAGAACAGACCTGATGTTCCTTCACGGTGTCTGGGGTTGAACCTTCCATATGTAGATTCCGCTACCATGCTGGGTTGCCACTGCTAGGTGTCAATAAATTAAGCGACCACACATCACAATGAACTCACATTGGCGCCATCACCAAAACACCAATTCACGGCCGGCTCAACGGAATGAAAACGAGAGGCTGCTTCTCGAGCCAATACTGGGTCGATGCCCATATCCTTGAGGGCTGAGAAGGTGGAGTCATGGACGGACATGACGGGAAGAGAGGGGACGGGAAATTGCTTGCAGACAATTGGGGCAGAAGTCGAAAATGAACCCAAGATAACAGCAAAGTGGTGCACGCAGTGTCAGCTGAATCCTCCGAGACGAATCAGGACAGGAAAAAAGTGGTGACGTGGAAACAGGATATCAAGAGTTGCTTTATTTACGTATTCATTTGGCTTTGACCGCCCCGttcaaaaaaaaaaggggaGGAGGGACTGGCCTCAAAATGTATCAGATGGCTGTACGAAAATTTAATATCTGAGGTGGTGATCACAAGCCCTACATATCTCTGAATTTTCCAAACTGCTGGACACTTGGAGAACAATAGTAGTATCAACCGCAATCGCTAATGTTCATTATAATAAGCGCGTAAGCGTCAAGCACTTGGAAGAAAACAGGTAACCCAGCCCTGATCGTCCCTAAAACGCTAATTAATACAGCTATCCAAGTCCTAGAATCTTAACATACGCAGCTTATATCGGGATAATTGAGCTAAGCAATATAGCCTCGAAAAACTTGAAACGGTCTGTCGCTGAAAGAATGTACGCCATCAAGGCGAACGATGTTCATCGATCAAAAACGTCAGCAAGCTCGGGGCCGAACAGATAATGATTATGGTTAAACCCGAGTATAAAGCTAATCAGGTTTCGAAATTCGACCCGTAACTACACGTTACACGTTACACTCCATTTCTGTCTTCTTTTTGATTCGGTCCAAGACCAAAGTCCGGTGGAAGGAAAGTAAGCCAAGGTTTTTCGGCTTTGTCAGAAATAACATGCATTAGGGAGGCTACAGTAAGTGTGGTGATACTTTATTAGAGACTTGGAGACTTCTTAGAGACTTAAGGGCCACCGGTTGGCGTCGGGAGCCAAAGTCTGATACGTAATCAATATCGCCACCAGGCACGCCGGTAGATCGACAGTCGAGGGATTTTTCCGTCTCGACGAGATAATCATCCTCCTTGTCATTTCTCAATTTTCCCTAAATTTTATAAAGGTTATCTTTAATTTTGCTTTATCTCCTTCAACACTGAATGTCCGTACATTCCATATCAAACATGTACTCCACCCGCCCGATCAGTTCGACACTCCGCGAAGTCTCCAGTATCGTTCGGCTTTTCGGAACCGATAGAGCTTCGCACTACGATAGGAAAGATGTAGATGAGGAGAGTGGTGATGACGCGGATattgatgaagaaggattaTTATGGGATGCTCAAGTAAGTTAAGTACTTTCGTCTTGGATTCAGATAACCAAGCCTCGAACGCGAGCGCTGGCTGACATCACTGCGTTCTCAGACTGCGCTCATCGCAAACGATTCAGAAATGGCGACGAAGCTCTACGCCCAAGCAGCTTTACCACCTTACTGCTCACCTTCGGCATGTCTTGCACTCGGTAACATACTCATAAGAAGCTCAGTATATATGGAATCACCATCAACTCCAATACCTTCATCCAGCGAGCTGACAACAGAAGAATCTCGAACCTCCCTGTGGAGCAAGCTCTTCGGCACGACTTCTACTCCTCAATCTCCCCCGGCACACTCACCTTCACCCACGAGGAAGCATATCGACCTTGTCGCGGGCGGTTGGCAGATGCCAAAAGTCGGTAAAAGAGTAGTTCGTGATGTTGAAGGGATGGGCGTCGCCGGAGCCTGGTTTGTTCTGGGACTGGGATGGGCTGTTCGAGCAGAGACGGAGCGCGCAAAGCGATTGCGAGGGAAAGTGATTATAAAGCCTTCGAAGGAGACATTTGAAGATAGCGAGGAAGAAGTCATATTTACaaaagggaagggaaaaggcaaagagAGGCTTCACTCGTCAATTATCAACATTGCGCCTTCTCAGTATGCCTATGATCCTTATTCACTTGGGATTGCGAGTCCAAGAACAGCGCTTAGCGAATCGACCAAAACTGACGAATCTTCACTGATCAAGACCCCGACTATAATGGGTGACGCAGAGTCGCTCGAGGACGAAGATGAGAGTGAAGCGGAGAGCCTTAGTATCATGGTATATCTTTTGGTTCAATTTCATTTGACATGGATTAACCCTCTGTAGTATGACTTACTTAGTCCACTTCTCCGCCTTTACCGACATGGTCACATTCAATACCAAGACCCCGTAGCACTTCCTCATATATCCTTGAAGCAGCTTCCCCCAGCACTACGACCGAAGAATGAGGCGGATAAGGGAAGAAATGTCTGGTGGTTGGGTAGAGTGGTGGCGCAACAATTAATCAACCTGGACGTATTGAAAATACCGAAAGGTGAGGGACGAAAAGAGCAGCTTAGAAAAGCTGTTGTTGTTTCGGGAAACTATATTGTAAGTGACAATTCATTTTCCTATAAAATGGAAGCTGACTAAAAGCAGATTGCGACAACATCCCCTGACCTCCAAGCCGAAATGTATTTCCGCTCCATTGCGTCTACCTCCCCAATTGGACTTGAATATGCCGACGATCTGATCAGCAATGCGAAGAAGCGTCTGCGCATCATCACCAGCACACCTCGAGATGAGAAAATGGTGCCATCTTTCCCGTTCCCTTCCACGCCTGACAAAGCTTCGCCGCTCAATCCACAAAAAAGGTCCATATCATCTTCGAGGTCGATTTTGGTTCCTCCGAAGGTGATGGTACGATCCGGAAAGTCGACTGTCAGTCTTGCAGCTTTGGCAGGGGGCGAGGAAGTAGCTAGTCCAGTGGTCCCTCGTCCGAAGAAGATGGGGGCAATGGAGACATTAAAAAGGGTTCATGACAAGGCAGTGGTGcaagatgaagagattaGCCAAGAACAGACCCCTAGAGAACCAGAAGTCAGCTATCCAGAAGAGCGACCAATCATCCGTCGAGCCGCAACTTTCCCTCATCTCCAAACCGACCTTCATCCTCCCCCCTTTTCAGCGCGCACTCGTCGTCGACTCCCTTTTGACCTCACTTCCTCAGAACCTATTGCTCCTATCGACCCCGTCCTTGCCGCCGCGGAGATGTCTAGCGCCTTGACAAAACACGTCTTATGCAGTGTTTGTGGAATGAAGGGTGTTAATTTTCCGGGATGTAGAAAGTGTGGACTGAGGTTTTGTTCCAGGGAGTGTAGGGTCGGCGAGGATAGGGCGGGAAATGGGAAGAGGTGAGATTTTCTTGACTCGCTGAGTAACTGATGCTGATTACTGGTAGGCATATCTGTGGGACGTGGGAATCGAGGAAGGACCGTGGAGGATTTAGGGACGAGATAGCACATGGTGAAGTGGGCGATGTTCATTAATTTGCTTTCCCGGAGGGAAAAATGTTCTCACATACAGCGTGCAAGGTCTTAAAGGATGGATACAATTTGTACTATTGTAAGTTTAAATAAAGTGAAGAGTTGTTGCTTGCATAGATATCATATATTCAACATATGGGATGGCGAAAATAAGAAGTTGTTCAACAATGCATGATCCGCATATCAATAGTGATTTTTGGAACCCTCTTAAACATATGACTGTGTAATGTAATACAAGTGACTTATCTCCACAAAATAATAACATTTGCCTGAAATGCGGCTTCCAATATAATGCAATATAATATGTGCAACAGAAATCGCATCCCACTCCCTTCTGTCCACTCAATGATCAAAactttcccttccttcctggTCCAACATGAAATCCATTTCCTATCCCATAACCAGCTTCACTCTCACTCCAAGCATCGCTGGGCAGTCGTGATGGGCGACCACCGTGAGCTCGCTTGATTCGGGGTCGATATCTCCAAAATGGGCATCGTAATAGGAAAGGCCTGACAGTAGTGGGTCAGTTTAGTAGATGATGTAAAAGATAATGAATGGCTCACAAAACCCGGATAAAGAAAGCAATTGTCTGGAGAACTTTGTGTGATAGGGTGTATCGGATAAGGAACCGACGAAAACGGGCGAATTACATTTGATGACGATAGCAGTGTTGTTGAAGAAAACATAGTTGTGATGAAGTTCTGAGATGGGGGGCCGTATGTCGATGAAAGAAGGCAATGACAGGACGAGATGGGCGTTTTGGCATAAGGGAAGGGTAGGTAGAGATGCGACGGATGGTGCTGCTCAGAGTTAGGACACAGCGTAGCGATGACAGACATcaggggaggaagaagacagCTGAAACGCTTGGACATTAGACCTCTGAGACGACCAAGAGGGACTGGTAGCGGCTTACCAACAGATGCAACTTTAACTCGGGCCGACGTTTCAACCTAACGATTTTAGAGGTTTTTGCATTGGAGAGGGGTGCTGTGCAGGGGGATTTGCATGCATATACTATCGGTTTCTGGATTTCAGAATCAAAAGGAATTACGGTTGGGGGCCTCTTGTGGCGAGAGATATGGTCGTTTAAAATGTATGGGGTATTTGGCTTTTAAAGCCGCGACTTGATACGGCATGTACTTCACACTGGTTGTACTTGGGATACTTATTTCTGTATATATCCATAAGAAACCTAGAACTCTCCCAATATATGGCAAAGAATGCATGCATAGAGTAGATAATCGAGGAGATATGGAAGGATGTTGTCTTTACGGTCCAGAGGTGGCGCTCTGCAGGTAGTGGTATACTGCCTATAAGTGGTGCGGATCGCATTTTTTTTGTATCGTTGCATAGGTCGGGATGGGAAGTATATGGCAATACTGGTAAGAGCCCTGGGGGATCGCTGGTTGTGGAGATACATGTGTATCTGTGCCAAAAAAGCATGTTTCGGGCAAGGTGTCATGAGCGGCCGCGATAAGAGGAACTTACGTAACATTCACCGTTGTGGGACGTTTTGTAAATGGACATTATACCACCTATAAGTATGGGGGATCCCATTTTCTTATCTCGATGTATGAACTAGACATTGAGCTATATGGTCATGCCAAAGTGCTTCCTAGAAGTTGGCTGCTTGTGGAGATATGCGTGTATATGTCTGGAAAAGCCCCCTGCCGAGATAAGAAACATTACGTAATATTATTCCGTGCAGCGTTGTTCGACAAATGGATGGATAGTATCCTTATCTATATGTGGGGGTCCTTTTATGAATATCAATGGAATGCTCAGGATCTAGTCCAGATGCCATAGTTTCGAAAGTGGGCATTGTTATGGTGATATGGGGACATTTATGTgaaaaaaatgaaaaagaaCTGCTGTATGCCAGAGTAGCATAAGTGACGAGCTCATAAGTTGTATAGCTCTCCGAGTTCGAAAATGGGAAGATGTCAATCAAATTGGTGATGCATCATGCCACAATTATGCTTCCGTGTTCCACTGACGGAAGTAAATAAGCGCGTTCAATATTTAACCTGACATGACGTAAATGCCAGCATGCCTAAAATGCACGGCTGTTATGGGTTAACCACAAATGCCTAAAATATTTAGGCCACCTGATGCAGTTTTAAGACAAATGTGGGAAATAGGCGCATGAAAAATCAGCTCACGAACCAACCGCTTGCCTGCAACGCCTATTTTCCCTTTTGTTTTTTTCGGCCGCGTGCCTTTCCTTATTCACGATTGCCGCGCACGCTTCCTCCGACATCGTGCCAAGATCGCAACAGCGACCGTCGGCATTGAATGTTTGACTTACTACATTGCTCACTCGTCGCTTACAGCTTTATCATCTTACAAATCTTTGTCAGCTCCAGTTGATGGGCAACGAAAAATGCCGACGACGTCCTACGAGCTCGCAGTAGACACCTGGACCAATACCGATTCGATTGAGATTACAAGTACCTCCAACTCACGTATTGCGTCCTTCCCGCTTTCTTTCATTCAAACAGGGGGGGACAATACTTGGCGCTACGTGCTGAGAGTGGTCGATCAACTCGTCGAAAAGGATTCTGATCAGCTCGGAGTCATTATCAACACGCATGGTGTGGCAGTTAACTTAGATGATGCGCCATCGAGTGGACTATATTATTACGAACAAACACGCAAGTCAATCTTGTTTCAATCCCCTCAAACAGTATGTATTAACATCATAGCCTCTTTTTAATGGGATTTCAACTTCAGCATCTAGGGACAAGCTTGAGTTTTCCAGAGGACCAGAGTATTTTACCCGCTTTCGACCGGTCAACGCGGAGGGCAGTTTCTCTACACGATCGGACTCCAAGAGGTCAAGTACTAACCAAGTACGTTTCATCGGCAACTCATAATTTTCCTTATCTGCTGGTGCCACTACTGACTAACAGTTTTCTGGCAGTCTAGGTTTCGTATGGGTGTGGTGGCACGCGATTCTACTTGTCTTGTCACGGACGTGATGTACAGTTACTGCACGGCATGTCACATTGTGCCCCTCAGTCGGCCAGACGTAAGTGCGACTGGTACGTCGTGGGAGCATCCACGCCAGTTTCCCGAGTATCAGCATACGCAGGCATTGCTCATCCTTCGTAAGGTATATCAACTTATTCTCGGCATCAATCGAGATCCTCCGCTGTACAAAACTTCAGCTGGGTTATTGCTTCGGGATGACCTTCATCACGCATACGATCGCTTAGAGTGGTCCCTTTATTATGATGTTAGTTCAGACGGGGGGCGCAAGGTAACTAGGGTGCCGAACTAACACCTCAATTTCATTAGAACGGCAGTTTCTACGTGCATTTTTTCATTCTCGGATATCCAGACGCTGCGNNNNNNNNNNNNNNNNNNNNNNNNNNNNNNNNNNNNNNNNNNNNNNNNNNNNNNNNNNNNNNNNNNNNNNNACGCCCACgaaaaagagagagggGGAGCGCCCCCCCCCcttaaaaaaaaagaaaaacaattataacaaaaaaaaaccaaaaaaaaaaaagggggTTTTT
This DNA window, taken from Cryptococcus gattii WM276 chromosome C, complete sequence, encodes the following:
- a CDS encoding Hypothetical Protein (Similar to TIGR gene model, INSD accession AAW42046.1) — translated: MSVHSISNMYSTRPISSTLREVSSIVRLFGTDRASHYDRKDVDEESGDDADIDEEGLLWDAQTALIANDSEMATKLYAQAALPPYCSPSACLALGNILIRSSVYMESPSTPIPSSSELTTEESRTSLWSKLFGTTSTPQSPPAHSPSPTRKHIDLVAGGWQMPKVGKRVVRDVEGMGVAGAWFVLGLGWAVRAETERAKRLRGKVIIKPSKETFEDSEEEVIFTKGKGKGKERLHSSIINIAPSQYAYDPYSLGIASPRTALSESTKTDESSLIKTPTIMGDAESLEDEDESEAESLSIMLPPALRPKNEADKGRNVWWLGRVVAQQLINLDVLKIPKGEGRKEQLRKAVVVSGNYIIATTSPDLQAEMYFRSIASTSPIGLEYADDLISNAKKRLRIITSTPRDEKMVPSFPFPSTPDKASPLNPQKRSISSSRSILVPPKVMVRSGKSTVSLAALAGGEEVASPVVPRPKKMGAMETLKRVHDKAVVQDEEISQEQTPREPEVSYPEERPIIRRAATFPHLQTDLHPPPFSARTRRRLPFDLTSSEPIAPIDPVLAAAEMSSALTKHVLCSVCGMKGVNFPGCRKCGLRFCSRECRVGEDRAGNGKRHICGTWESRKDRGGFRDEIAHGEVGDVH
- a CDS encoding uncharacterized protein (Similar to TIGR gene model, INSD accession AAW46236.1), encoding MPTTSYELAVDTWTNTDSIEITSTSNSRIASFPLSFIQTGGDNTWRYVLRVVDQLVEKDSDQLGVIINTHGVAVNLDDAPSSGLYYYEQTRKSILFQSPQTHLGTSLSFPEDQSILPAFDRSTRRAVSLHDRTPRGQVLTKYVSSATHNFPYLLSRFRMGVVARDSTCLVTDVMYSYCTACHIVPLSRPDVSATGTSWEHPRQFPEYQHTQALLILRKVYQLILGINRDPPLYKTSAGLLLRDDLHHAYDRLEWSLYYDVSSDGGRKVTRVPN